The nucleotide sequence AGGTGGAAGACGGGCTGGTTTATGTTAAGCACAGAAGCCAGCTGTCCCTGACTCCCTTTCCCGCAGCTGCAAAGGAATGAACCGTGAAAGAAATGGGAGTGACGAGAACACAAAACAGCAGCCGAAACCTTTCAAGTCCAGCAAGATCGCATTGCATCACTACAGCATTGGTGTGTACACTTCTGAAATGAGAATTCACTCAGCGGACATTATGAGATCTCTTTTCTATGCACATTAATATGCATGCTAATGTGTTCTCCACTGCAGCTGTCCTTATCCCATACCTCTAGTCCAGTGTAAAGATGAGCCGACTGGtccccttctaaaagtttactgcGGTAAACTGTACTAAATTAACCTGCTAGTACACTTCTACAAGGGGTACGGTGTTAAACCCACCCTATAAGGTCACTGTAGTCGGAGCCAGATTTATGTACTGTAATGCTGAGAGTATGCATGGTCTGGTTCCACAGTTCCATTCTAGAACATGCATCAAGTTCTCAAAAAGAATGAAAGCGAGTTGATGAACTTAACCCTGCCTGATCTCTGACACTAAAACCAAGCCCTTTGCACTGACAATCTGGTGTTGCACAGTATGTTAAATATGTGTTACTGTAACTATCggtatagttattattattattattattattattatgcatatcCCCCTAAACAGGGTTGAAATGGATGCTGTGTACCATAGTTTCCTACTGCATTTTATTCTACCTCTTGTCATGTTAAAGTGATGTGTTagcactggagatggcagtgaGTATTTCCCTTTGTAATGGTGCCTCTCCTACCTGTCCGGATCAGTGATCTTCATTTATAAAATGGCAACgccacaaatttaaaaataaataaattaaaaggcaATTAAACtaagcaaaaaacaaagaaagcattTCATTCctagcaaaaacaaaatattctacaatttagcatttgctgtttttcaggtaagcatttaaatatgtgttgtatattaataactagagaaaatgatcagttttgaatgtgacaatgctattttttttttttgctttaatacaTATTATGTTTAACTGTGAAATCTCTTGAAATACCTATTGTTAGACCATGAAATACTGTGAAATGAGCCATTCACAGCCCTACCTATGGTGGCTGCCTTATACAAGGATACATAAatcgacacacacacatactataaTGAAAAGTATCCAACTGTGTTTATTTACAAGAACAGAAAAACTAAATTATGATGCACAGTCATACATAAAATAATGTACATATTGAACACCTGAAAATAAAGTGAGTCAATAAatttagcagaaaaaaaaagtcatgcagtACAGGTTTCGCGTTCATTTACAGAGGAGTCGTCAGCAAACTGTTTTGTTTGTCAATACATCCTCAAAGTGCAACGTCCATTATACCGTTTCAATACTTTCCCATGTGGACCGCTGAGTGCAGTAGGTTTTAGGACTTTCCTTTTACCATCAAAAATAGTTTTCTGTCTGAGGGCTGCCAAGGAcaacactgcattgaatattgtaCCAAGTTTCGTCACTCACCACTCAGGAAAAGCTTTGGGTAAACTAGAGGACAAATGGTAAAGCATTGTTggtaaattaatcatatttagggtaccaaTGAATTtgttgctcattaaaatccttagcatatttttaaagacaatgatctattcagggataccagggtatttaataAATGGTCTAAGTGAGGacaaatgggcaatacaatccccacccctagttttgcagtaaatcatttgctgtttccaaacttttgaaccctactgtatatattaatcaTCCACTATAAAGCCAAGTCGATGGGATGCTGCTTTTTAATGCATACATATTCATGGCTGCAAATTTGGTTAGGCAGGTTCACAATAGGTCATACTGTAAGTGAGTTTGGAACTACAATCCTAACTTGGCCCTCAGTAGATACTTTAGCATCCAGCACATTTAGCACACACAAATTGTCCCAATACGGAATGAAACtcggaatggatcaagctgcttaTCGCCTTCGTAATCATGAAAATGATGAAGTCGAGAGGTTAGAGAACGCAGAACGCAGTCCGCAGGCATGATTGCCTTTTGAACAAAAGAGTTCCTCCCTCCACCCTCATGCCATCGACCTTCGCAAACAACATCATTAGAGTTGATTACCCCCTGATTAGCCCAGCTCGTAAGGGCTGGCACTTCGAGGTCTGTCGGATTTGAATTGCTTTTCCTTTTTCGTGCCTTAAtggtgaagtgtttttttttggcttttgATGAACAATAAGTGCTACTTTGCTGTTACCGTCAGATAATCAACTCGCCAGACTGCTTACACCGCCTATGGGACTAGTTACGTGACGCAGCACAGCACACACGCTTGCATTGCTTACTCCAAACTGTTGATTCATCTATTCATTCGTATAAATCGACAGCTCAGATCTGTCTCTGCCGTTGCAGAGTGAAGGAGTCTGTAAAGAATTTCTAACAGCTGTCAACACACGGAAGAAAAGCTGGAATGGCATAAAGTGAGTGTCTAATACTGGCGATGCTGTCTGGATCCTTTTAGCACACTGTCGTGCAAAAAAAGTGCTCTGTTTTTAAATCACCTGGACACACCTGTCCTCAAGGTGTGCTCCAGACCCTCGTTCAGTCTTCAGACTAAAAGAGGACCCTTGTACTAAGCCATCTACAGTACATGGTGTCTTGTAGTCTAGTCTGTTACTGATTAAAAGCAGCCATAATAAAGGACTGCCTTCATGCTAGGTTTGTTTAAATTATTCCAGCAGGGATCTCGTCAGTACGTGATTCTTAACAGTTGGCTTGGTTAatatcaattacaaaaaaaacaaaaaaacaagaaaaataagaaaTTCAACAAAGGAGTATTCAGTGTCTTTGTAAACCTCTGCATTTGACTGCTAATGGATAATATGAAGCCCAGCATTGTTTCGTTTCTCCCTTGATCCAGGGACTCAGCTCACTGTGATTTGGGTGGCCGACACATTTTCTAACATTATTATTGCACGctagtaaacaaaaacaaaacaaaacagataagcATCAAACAAGCACTCTTAATAATCAAGCTGCTGCAccatattgatatatatatatcacacccCTTCTCTCAGAATACATCTCTTTTAAatgaggggggtggggggctttAGACAGGGGAGTCAGTGTCGATTCAGTGATCTGCCCACTGTATTCCCAAAGAATCCCTGTCGTGATGTCATTGCTTGTACAATATCCATAGTGGATTGTGCCTTTATGTGGCATCTTCACTAGTGCTCATGTGCATGCAAGGCAATGATATCACACCACCGAATTCCTTGACAACAGATGTAGAAATATTTTTAACTGTACCTCTTCCACCCTATTTAATGCACAGAGCAAAACAGTCACTCAAAATGAGTTGGGATGTAACGTCAGGGCACCCTACCGTTGATCAAGGGGGCATCAATCAGCCTTTTATTGTTTGCCCTTAGATGATTCCAAACAGTAATGACGAGGTCcagtcattttaaataaaagtccATGGATTCAGAGGCTGATATCGACTCCTTATGTAGAGAGGCGCGGCCAAGTCAAGGGACCATTTCACAGACGGGATTACTGCCTGGACTGTGCTCTTGCTTGGCCCCTCCTCCGACCAGTGGTCCCCGGGGTTCTGCGGCTCTGAGCGGGCGTGTTCCTGCTCAACTGACCCGAACGGTAAGCCACCACCTGGGAAGGACCTGGCCTGGCCTGGCCTCGTTCCCTCATGTCCCGTCCGATCTGGGCCAGCGTTTGGGCCGGGGAGTTCTGCAGGCGTTGGAAGAGACTCTGCCTGGTCACGGCCCTCTCCGGGCAGCTGAAGGTCAGGGCGACCCCCGAGTCGGACTTCATCTCCCTGGAGAACCCGTCCGAGGTCCCGTCGAAGCACCGGCCGATGGCGATCTCCTTGGCCAGCCTGGGGTTCTGGTCGGTGACGGTGTAAATCCCGTAGTTGTGTCCCAGTGGGTCGACAGGGGCCAGCATGTTGAAGGCGTGGGACTCATTATTCAGGAACTGCGGAGGGTGCTTGACCAGGTACTCCTGCAGCAGGCTGTTGATGCCCACCCGCCTGCAGTCGCCCTGGGGGATGACCGCTATCAAGCTGCGGTCCACCAGACTTTGATCGAACAGCATCCCGCTACACTTGAACTCCAGGCAGGCGGCCGAGGAGTTGGGCAGCCTCAGGTCGCGGGTGCTGCGCATGTCTCTGATGCCATACAGCTGACCCTTGGTCTGAGGGTGCGTGCCGCCCTTGTTCCGCGACCTCACCATGACCTCCGAGGGCCCGTTGATCTTAACCTTGATGTAGCACGCCCGGAACTCCTGGGGGTTAGGCCACCAGGAGAGGTAGTCCCCAGACCAGGAGGTCAGGTCTCCCTCCTGAAAAGGCACCACGTTGTACTCGTACTTGTGCCCTTCCACGCGGTAGAAGCGGAAGTGGTTGGCCGTGACTGGGGCGTTCTCGCAGTCGATGCCGTTCTGATAGGCGTACACCGGCCCGTTTGTCTCGTCAATGTTGTTGGGGTTGGGCTTGGCCAGGTTGATCTTGAAAGCTGTCTTCTTGAGCGCAGGGTTTTCGTGGTCTGTTCTCTGGTACCCGAGTTTGTCCAGGTAGGGCTGGGACACCCCAATGACGTTGGGGTTCATTTTGGGGCTCGAGGAGGCTGCTTCCAGCTCCTCTCCTCCCATGGTGGCCGTGACGTAGGCAGTATAAGCGTCCGGCCGCTGTCCGTCGCAGAAAGCCGGCAGGCAGGCGCCGTTGGGGGCAGTGATCACGCTGTCGAATCGGCCCCAGGCACGGGGGTTGGAGGAGTAGCCAGCCCTGGGTTCCAGGTTGATCAGGTTGACCACCACCCCTTCCAGCTGCTCGTTGGGCAGGAAGTTGTCATTCATGTAGGCCCGCACCTTGACATAGCAGCGCCTGCTCTCGGGCACGTCCAGGTTGAAAAGACGCCTCTCCCGGACCTCCATGTTCCCAATCAAGAAGGTTCTTTCCTCACGCTTGCTCCGGCCAGCGGGGCTCCTAGTGAAATGGAAGTCGCTTTCCTCCTCCCAGATCCCTGTCTCCGGGTTGAGGGACCACAGCTTCATCTTGGGGATGTGTTCGGGCATCTTGACATGTTCCGTGTCCAGGAACACCTGCACACTGCCGGTTTCCAAGACTTCCTTATTGGCCTCGTCTCGGAACTCCACAGAGAACATGCCGTAGGTCCTGAGAGGGTACATGTCCCCTTCCTCGTTGACAAAGTTGAGGTCTCCGGGAGCGGCAGGGGCAGTCGTGATGTTTCGGGGGTCCAGGAAAGTCACACTGGCCTTGACGGTGCCTTGATAGACCTCACCATTGGCCTTGTGGAAAGAGTTGGGCGGTATAACAATTTGGCCAATGGGGTCCTCCCCTTTGATCTCTCCTAGGTATAAAGTACTAGCTTTAGCAGAGTCAATATCCACAGGTTCCTGCTTCCGCAGCACTTTGACATCGTGGTAAACGGCCCCTCCCTTCTTATCGAACAGGAACACCTTGACCGTGTCCACAAACTTCTGCAGCCTGTCCACGAAGCTGACCACTAGTCTCTTGGTGTCTGGTGGCACCTGGATGGTGAAGGTGCCTTTGTAGCCTGTGAGGCCCACTCGCTCCTTGCCGATGTAGATGTGCCCGAATCGGAGAGGCTCGTCTGTGTCTGCTGCCACCACACGCCCGCGGACCAGAACTTTGGGCTGTACGCATTTCTGGCAACCGCACTCGGTCACGGCTCGGATGGGCAGCGTGTACCGGCCGCAGTCGATCTCC is from Acipenser ruthenus chromosome 49, fAciRut3.2 maternal haplotype, whole genome shotgun sequence and encodes:
- the LOC117428868 gene encoding cartilage intermediate layer protein 1, producing MWQSEKVMLLLHTLLAIAVAQDHTWGDSRFSKWKDRGGRNLGYNGLQELQTSGVTEWTSWFNIDHPGGSGDYERLEAIRFYYRERVCVRPQAIEARTTDWVSAGDTGEVVHSSTDKGFWCINKEQSRGKLCSNYHVRFQCPLAVQSYWSPWTAWSGCSATACGSAGIQARERSCHSTKPLGPLRFPVCEGKPMERRECATPPCPEASWGSWGSWSACAVTCGGGHRVRRRTCVKPSDRKRCFGRRVEAQKCGKSPCAACRRVCQEGRVNDDCSSCVCDGHALVGEVRSPQGAPLPGALVSLEEHPRLTLARTDERGAFRIQGVCSSSAARTLFTIQREKYATLSLPAFSNSTGTSWIHAVLQRAEKPYIVKHPEAKVRYEGQRVTFCCMATGIPMPEKYYWYHNGTLLDRQVYKYDDNLLLRDLKPLQAGEYHCKASNEMGGIKSSPAMLTVVGKDQPACEPKPEDYLIKLPMDCFQPGTDSQYYNAGHCPHTKCAGSLNFDLRCKDGEDYCCGAKRIETREIDCGRYTLPIRAVTECGCQKCVQPKVLVRGRVVAADTDEPLRFGHIYIGKERVGLTGYKGTFTIQVPPDTKRLVVSFVDRLQKFVDTVKVFLFDKKGGAVYHDVKVLRKQEPVDIDSAKASTLYLGEIKGEDPIGQIVIPPNSFHKANGEVYQGTVKASVTFLDPRNITTAPAAPGDLNFVNEEGDMYPLRTYGMFSVEFRDEANKEVLETGSVQVFLDTEHVKMPEHIPKMKLWSLNPETGIWEEESDFHFTRSPAGRSKREERTFLIGNMEVRERRLFNLDVPESRRCYVKVRAYMNDNFLPNEQLEGVVVNLINLEPRAGYSSNPRAWGRFDSVITAPNGACLPAFCDGQRPDAYTAYVTATMGGEELEAASSSPKMNPNVIGVSQPYLDKLGYQRTDHENPALKKTAFKINLAKPNPNNIDETNGPVYAYQNGIDCENAPVTANHFRFYRVEGHKYEYNVVPFQEGDLTSWSGDYLSWWPNPQEFRACYIKVKINGPSEVMVRSRNKGGTHPQTKGQLYGIRDMRSTRDLRLPNSSAACLEFKCSGMLFDQSLVDRSLIAVIPQGDCRRVGINSLLQEYLVKHPPQFLNNESHAFNMLAPVDPLGHNYGIYTVTDQNPRLAKEIAIGRCFDGTSDGFSREMKSDSGVALTFSCPERAVTRQSLFQRLQNSPAQTLAQIGRDMRERGQARPGPSQVVAYRSGQLSRNTPAQSRRTPGTTGRRRGQARAQSRQ